A single candidate division KSB1 bacterium DNA region contains:
- a CDS encoding DUF3667 domain-containing protein, producing the protein MTKESSKEKHCLNCGEVLTKDYCGNCGQKRTHLNVPFKHLLSDFLGNVFTFDAKFFRTFVPLLTKPGLLTVRFNAGQRVRYVSPFRLYLFISVIFFFTLALSDVKLFKVTKMPKAQDTDATVQPNTETRTDPVAPDTSEVQLKEDSERERSTSKSLKNKFFINLKKANENPELVNAILVRRLPQLMFLMVPVFALFVKLMYWRSDPFYVNHLVFGLYFHSFAFLILFVMKLFFMISHKPIVMLLAFAIPVYLFLSLKRVYSQSIVMTISKLLVLLVCYIVVVFVSIIFVAFGTILLYE; encoded by the coding sequence ATGACAAAAGAATCTTCTAAAGAAAAGCACTGCCTGAATTGCGGGGAAGTTTTAACAAAGGATTACTGTGGGAATTGCGGTCAAAAACGAACCCACCTGAATGTTCCTTTCAAGCACTTATTATCCGATTTCCTGGGAAACGTGTTTACTTTCGATGCGAAGTTTTTCCGTACGTTTGTGCCGTTATTAACCAAACCGGGATTGTTGACCGTCAGGTTTAATGCCGGCCAACGTGTTCGTTATGTTTCTCCATTTAGACTCTATCTTTTCATCAGCGTGATATTCTTTTTCACATTAGCCCTTTCGGATGTGAAACTTTTTAAAGTTACTAAAATGCCAAAGGCTCAAGATACGGATGCAACAGTCCAGCCAAATACAGAAACCAGGACAGACCCGGTTGCACCGGACACAAGTGAAGTGCAGTTGAAAGAGGATTCAGAGCGGGAAAGGTCGACTTCTAAATCCCTCAAGAATAAATTCTTTATAAATTTAAAAAAGGCGAACGAAAACCCCGAATTGGTCAATGCAATTCTGGTTCGTCGATTACCGCAACTGATGTTCCTCATGGTGCCTGTATTTGCTTTATTTGTGAAATTGATGTATTGGCGATCCGACCCATTCTATGTCAATCATTTGGTTTTTGGACTGTATTTTCATTCGTTTGCATTTTTGATCCTGTTTGTCATGAAATTGTTTTTCATGATTAGCCATAAACCGATCGTTATGTTGTTGGCATTTGCTATACCGGTTTACTTATTCCTTAGCCTGAAACGGGTGTACAGCCAGTCCATAGTGATGACAATTTCAAAACTCCTGGTTTTACTTGTCTGTTACATCGTGGTGGTTTTTGTCTCAATAATTTTTGTGGCTTTTGGTACTATTCTTCTGTATGAGTAA
- the ychF gene encoding redox-regulated ATPase YchF: MGFKCGIIGLPNVGKSTLFNALTSQQVAASNYPFCTVDPNHGIVPLEDPRLEIIRKISGSAKAVPTTLDFIDIAGLVKGASKGEGLGNQFLSNIQQVDALAHVVRCFEEEDVAHIESELNPVRDVEIVNLELILKDIEILTKRKQTLNRTSRAGDKVARKEKEILEAILDEINEEKMINELKLDEYTFGLLKSLGVLSNKPILYIANVDEDHLTDSPFVKSLFEFARGKNAGVLQISCKAQAEISQLDPESQELFLQELGLDETSLQKLVRAGYELLHLITFFTANENETHAWTVPAGTNVQQAAGKIHSDFEEGFIRAEVMKIADLEEQGSEHALRELGLIAVHGRDYLVEDGDVVFYKVRG, translated from the coding sequence ATGGGTTTTAAATGTGGCATTATCGGCCTGCCAAATGTTGGTAAATCTACATTATTTAATGCCTTAACCAGTCAGCAGGTAGCTGCTTCAAATTATCCTTTTTGTACCGTCGATCCAAACCACGGCATCGTTCCGTTGGAAGATCCACGTTTGGAAATCATCCGGAAAATTTCTGGTTCGGCCAAAGCGGTGCCGACGACCCTGGATTTCATCGATATCGCCGGACTGGTAAAAGGCGCCAGTAAAGGGGAGGGGCTCGGCAATCAATTTCTCAGCAATATCCAGCAGGTGGATGCCCTGGCACATGTGGTCCGTTGTTTCGAAGAGGAAGATGTCGCTCATATAGAATCCGAATTAAACCCGGTACGGGATGTAGAGATCGTCAACCTGGAATTGATTTTGAAGGATATTGAAATCCTGACCAAGAGAAAGCAAACTCTTAATCGCACGTCCAGAGCCGGCGATAAAGTCGCCAGAAAAGAAAAAGAAATCCTTGAAGCAATTCTGGATGAAATCAATGAAGAAAAGATGATCAATGAATTAAAATTGGATGAGTACACATTCGGCTTGCTCAAATCTCTTGGCGTGCTATCCAACAAACCCATTCTCTATATTGCCAATGTCGATGAAGACCATCTTACCGACAGCCCGTTTGTGAAATCATTATTCGAATTTGCCCGGGGGAAAAACGCGGGTGTCTTACAAATCAGCTGCAAGGCCCAGGCTGAAATATCCCAGTTAGACCCCGAAAGCCAGGAACTATTTTTGCAGGAACTCGGCCTGGATGAAACCAGTTTGCAAAAACTGGTGCGGGCGGGATATGAACTGTTGCATCTCATCACATTTTTTACTGCCAATGAAAACGAAACCCATGCCTGGACTGTTCCAGCCGGCACCAATGTGCAACAGGCCGCCGGTAAGATTCACAGCGATTTCGAAGAAGGCTTCATCCGCGCCGAAGTGATGAAGATTGCAGATCTTGAAGAACAAGGCTCCGAGCATGCTTTGCGGGAACTCGGCTTAATTGCGGTGCACGGAAGGGATTATCTTGTAGAAGATGGGGATGTGGTTTTTTATAAGGTGAGGGGTTAG
- a CDS encoding DUF454 family protein, giving the protein MEKSKWHGYGKTIRRIAGFLLLVLGVLGLFLPILPGIVFLLLAAALFGRDSIIGRWLHDRIHWFVEKAKKLSKKE; this is encoded by the coding sequence ATGGAAAAATCAAAATGGCACGGATATGGCAAAACCATTCGCAGGATCGCCGGATTCTTATTATTAGTTCTGGGAGTTCTCGGTTTATTTTTGCCCATTTTACCAGGTATTGTATTTTTACTTCTAGCTGCGGCCTTGTTTGGGCGCGACTCCATCATCGGTCGTTGGCTTCATGACCGCATTCATTGGTTCGTTGAAAAAGCCAAAAAATTGAGCAAAAAGGAGTAA
- a CDS encoding phosphoribosylaminoimidazolesuccinocarboxamide synthase — translation MSVITQLNCPRLNFLRRGKVREIYDFGDRLLIVATDRISAFDFVMPNGIPQKGQVLTQLSRFWFGKTEQITKNHLISTELAEFPSVCLEYKDQLEKRSMLVIKTEPLLVECIVRGYISGSGWKDYKRTGAISGIELPQNLQESDRLAEPIFTPSTKSDTGHDENISYDQMVDIIGAELSQTVKERSIEVYNWARSYGEERGIIIADTKFEFGERDGEIYLIDEVLTPDSSRFWPMDQYQPGRAQMSFDKQYVRDYLESIGWEKQPPVPELPANVVKNTSAKYTEALRLLSGETL, via the coding sequence ATGTCCGTCATAACCCAATTAAACTGCCCGAGGCTAAATTTCTTAAGGCGCGGTAAAGTTCGTGAGATTTATGATTTTGGCGATCGATTACTGATCGTTGCAACCGATCGTATCTCCGCTTTTGACTTTGTCATGCCAAACGGCATTCCACAAAAAGGACAGGTTCTCACACAGTTATCCCGATTCTGGTTTGGCAAAACGGAGCAAATCACAAAAAATCATTTAATCTCCACAGAGCTTGCCGAATTCCCTTCAGTTTGTCTTGAGTATAAAGACCAACTCGAGAAAAGGTCCATGCTGGTAATTAAGACCGAACCCTTGCTGGTGGAGTGTATCGTCCGGGGCTACATATCCGGCTCAGGATGGAAGGATTATAAACGCACCGGCGCAATCAGCGGCATCGAATTGCCGCAAAATTTACAAGAATCGGATCGTCTGGCCGAACCGATCTTTACACCGTCAACTAAAAGCGATACCGGCCATGATGAAAATATCTCTTATGACCAGATGGTCGATATTATCGGCGCAGAGCTGTCTCAAACCGTCAAAGAACGAAGTATCGAAGTGTACAATTGGGCGCGCAGTTATGGCGAAGAGCGAGGGATCATCATCGCAGATACAAAATTCGAATTTGGAGAACGGGATGGCGAGATTTATCTCATCGATGAGGTGCTGACTCCGGATTCCTCACGCTTCTGGCCTATGGATCAGTACCAGCCAGGACGGGCACAGATGAGTTTTGACAAGCAATATGTCAGGGATTATCTCGAATCCATTGGCTGGGAAAAGCAGCCACCGGTGCCGGAATTACCTGCCAATGTGGTAAAGAATACCAGTGCAAAATATACCGAAGCCCTGCGACTGTTGAGCGGGGAAACCCTTTAA
- a CDS encoding VOC family protein — MSPTETDKIFQVKQVDHIELFVPNRYEAAEWYEKVLGLEIVKSYEHWAEDPRGPLMISSDNGNTKLALFEGQPQGRREPTGFHRVAFRVNAVNFVEFLKRVTDLKLSDHRGQPVTSQSAVDHQQAYSVYFCDPYGHRLEVTTYDYENTKKALNS, encoded by the coding sequence ATGAGTCCTACGGAAACCGATAAAATTTTCCAAGTGAAACAAGTAGATCACATCGAACTATTTGTACCAAACCGTTATGAAGCTGCTGAGTGGTATGAGAAAGTGTTGGGATTAGAAATAGTAAAGAGTTACGAACATTGGGCTGAAGATCCACGCGGACCGTTGATGATTTCCAGCGATAACGGCAATACCAAGCTTGCCTTATTTGAAGGTCAACCGCAAGGCCGGAGAGAACCGACTGGTTTCCACCGTGTTGCTTTCCGTGTAAATGCTGTAAACTTTGTTGAATTCCTCAAACGTGTGACTGACCTGAAACTTTCGGATCATCGCGGTCAACCCGTCACATCCCAGTCTGCAGTTGATCACCAGCAAGCTTACTCCGTTTATTTCTGTGATCCCTATGGACATCGCTTGGAGGTAACCACATATGATTATGAAAACACAAAGAAGGCGCTGAATAGTTAG
- a CDS encoding ATP-dependent helicase — translation MRLTNEQKEIIATSGNIKINAVAGSGKTTTILEYAKARPKNKKILYLAFNKSVKLEAERKFKKAGLNNVRIETAHSLAYHHIVKGKNYQLVPAYKTYQIKDLLGLSGFKEKHTAYIIANHINKFTCYFCNNSVNKVQSLNYLDTITDQKAKTFVENYYDMILKQTRVLLAKMENRETEITHDFYLKKFQLANPSLTYDYILFDEGQDASPAMLDVFLKQKSTKVIVGDTHQQIYGWRYAINSLEEVDYPSLSLSTSFRFDPEIALLATRILDWKKHFMEYKPVKIIGAGNSDTEKSKVTIARTNLFLLVKAIELLIEKREIKNAYFEGNINSYTYAGEGASIYDVLNLYNGNYHLVRDKLIKSMHSIAELEEYIDKTEDAELGMMVEIVEKYGNDLPDLIKEVKSKHLPDNQKDKAEMIFSTVHRCKGMEYDDVTLVNDFINENDILKIIDKEEESFEKRRLAEEINLLYVAATRTKNSLNIPKELLPRSRISILEPTTTEIETKIHGMEIQEENSKTYVVGRIRKKHKAAYLPWTDELDLELTEMIFNETPVKELAKHFGRTEGAIRTRIIKLES, via the coding sequence ATGAGACTGACTAACGAACAAAAGGAAATCATTGCCACTTCGGGAAACATCAAAATTAATGCGGTAGCGGGATCGGGAAAGACTACTACCATCCTTGAATATGCTAAAGCAAGGCCCAAGAATAAGAAGATCCTTTATCTCGCTTTCAACAAATCTGTAAAGTTAGAGGCAGAACGGAAATTTAAAAAAGCCGGACTAAACAATGTCAGGATTGAAACGGCCCACTCACTTGCTTATCATCACATTGTAAAAGGCAAAAATTATCAGCTGGTTCCCGCCTATAAAACTTATCAAATAAAGGATCTGCTTGGATTGAGCGGATTCAAAGAAAAACACACAGCATATATTATTGCCAACCATATCAATAAATTCACTTGTTACTTCTGCAACAATAGTGTAAACAAGGTTCAATCCCTAAATTATCTTGATACAATCACCGACCAAAAAGCAAAAACATTTGTCGAGAATTATTATGATATGATTCTCAAACAAACCCGGGTTTTGCTGGCTAAAATGGAGAACAGAGAAACCGAAATCACACATGACTTCTATTTAAAGAAATTTCAACTGGCGAACCCATCTTTGACCTACGACTATATTCTTTTTGATGAAGGACAGGACGCTTCGCCTGCGATGCTTGATGTGTTCCTGAAGCAAAAATCAACCAAAGTCATAGTTGGCGATACTCATCAACAGATATATGGCTGGCGCTATGCCATTAACTCATTGGAAGAAGTAGATTACCCAAGCCTCAGTTTAAGCACTAGTTTTCGATTCGATCCTGAAATTGCATTGCTGGCAACCAGAATTCTAGATTGGAAAAAGCATTTTATGGAATATAAGCCTGTTAAGATTATAGGCGCAGGAAATTCCGATACTGAAAAATCCAAGGTAACAATCGCCAGGACAAATCTATTCTTGTTGGTCAAAGCCATCGAACTTCTTATCGAAAAGCGGGAAATTAAAAACGCCTACTTTGAAGGAAATATTAATTCCTACACTTACGCCGGTGAAGGGGCTTCCATTTACGACGTGTTAAACTTATACAACGGCAATTATCACCTGGTAAGAGATAAGCTCATCAAATCCATGCATAGCATCGCTGAATTAGAAGAATACATTGACAAAACAGAGGATGCTGAATTAGGAATGATGGTTGAAATTGTCGAGAAATACGGAAATGACTTGCCAGACCTGATCAAAGAAGTAAAAAGCAAGCATTTACCTGACAATCAAAAGGACAAAGCTGAAATGATTTTCTCCACTGTGCACCGTTGTAAAGGAATGGAATACGATGATGTAACATTGGTGAATGATTTCATCAATGAGAATGATATACTAAAAATAATAGATAAAGAGGAGGAAAGTTTTGAAAAAAGAAGACTGGCAGAAGAAATTAATTTACTGTATGTGGCTGCAACAAGAACAAAAAACTCGCTGAATATTCCAAAAGAACTTCTACCCAGGTCCAGGATTAGCATTCTTGAGCCAACAACCACAGAAATAGAAACGAAAATTCATGGCATGGAGATTCAAGAAGAGAATAGTAAGACTTACGTTGTTGGAAGAATTAGGAAAAAACATAAAGCTGCTTATCTTCCCTGGACAGATGAATTGGATCTTGAATTGACTGAAATGATTTTCAATGAGACGCCAGTTAAGGAACTTGCAAAACATTTCGGACGGACAGAAGGAGCAATTCGCACCAGAATTATTAAATTAGAGTCATGA
- a CDS encoding DUF2905 domain-containing protein: MQKNLLFSGLFLFIMGFAWPWIQKIGLGRLPGDIVIELENFRFIGNHVVKPKMTPLFSTPCDSYQGG; this comes from the coding sequence ATGCAAAAAAACCTCCTATTTAGTGGTCTGTTTTTATTCATCATGGGTTTTGCGTGGCCGTGGATCCAAAAAATCGGTTTAGGCAGACTGCCAGGTGATATCGTAATCGAGCTGGAAAATTTTCGATTTATCGGTAATCATGTGGTTAAACCAAAAATGACACCTTTATTCTCAACACCCTGCGACTCCTATCAGGGTGGCTAA